In the genome of Aequorivita sp. H23M31, the window ATCGTCCAGGGCCGTGTGATAGGTAAGGATGAAGTCCGGGGACTGGGTGCCGTATATGAACGGCGCGTTGTCGGTAAGGTCGAACTCCGCACTGGTGCCCCCGTCAAGGTCGCAGGCAAGCAGGTCGCCGAAGCCCTCGGTGGGCGCATCGGGCACGGGGCTTACCCACAGCTCCAGCTCACGGATGACGTGGCACCCCGTGGCGGTCTTTTCAACCCGTGCCCAGACGGTATCGAAAAAGGGCGTGTCGTTGGTGTACGGGCCGGTGATCTGGGTAAGGGGATCTCCGAGCTCGGCCAGGATCCGTGTGGTATAGTACTGGATGGCCAGTCCCGGCTCGGCGTTGGCGATCTCATCATCCTTTAGGGTCAGGTCGAACTCGGCAAAGCCGTCGTTGTCGTCATCGCACACCACAAGCGGGGTGGGCGTGATCGCCCTGGGTACGGGAAGTACCACCAGGGTCAGGGTCGTTTTGGACGCGCATCCATCGGTATTGAAGACGCTCACCTGCAGGGTGTGCGGGGTGATCCCATCCCCGTTCGCGTCCACAGGATTGCTATAGGTGGTGGGGTTGGGGACCGGGATGTCGTTCTGTTGGTCGGCCACGGTCTCGTAGTAGCGAACGGTCAGCGACAGGTTGCCGCCGGTGATGGTACTGTTGTTGCTGTTCAGGTTGAAGACCGATACCCCGTCGGTATCGCTGCCGCTGGCAAGGTCGTCGCAGAGCTCCATGTCCGCGGGCGGCAACAGGGCTGGCAGGCCGGAGACTACCAGCTCAAAGCTGCTGATACGGAAGCAGCCCGTACCGTTGTCCTCCAGGCGTACCCAGATGGTCTGGCCGGTGCTGGTGTAGGCAGTGGGGGAACCGATGGCATTGGTGGGCACCATGGCATCGTCCAGGCTGGTGTAAAAGGAAATGAGGAAATCCGGTGACTGGTCCCCGTACACGAACTCCGTGTTCTCGGTGAGGTCAAATTCGGCACCGCTGCCATCCTCCGCGTCACAGGCGAACAGGTTCCCGAAGCCCGGGGCCGGGGCGCCCGGAACGGGGTTTACGATCAGCTGTAGCGGCACCACGGCATAGCAGCCCGTGGTGGTGCGCTCCACGCGCGCCCAGACGGTATCGAAAAAGGGGTTGTCATTGGTGTAGGGGCTAAATATTTGATCCAGCAGCGAGCCGATCTCGGCCAGTGCCCGTGTGGTATAGTAGCGGATGGTCACATCCTGCTCCCCGTTGGTGATCTCGATATCCTTCTCGGTCAGGTCGAACTCGGCAAAGCCGTTGTTGTCGCCATCGCACACCTCCAGTGGGGTGGGCACGGCGGGTACCGGAAGGGGGTTCACCACCAGGGTAAGGGTGATGGTGGCGGAACAGCCGAAATTGTTGGTCACCCGCGCCACGATGGTCATCGGGTTGAGCGGGGCGGGCGGGATCTCCCGGTTCTGGTAGGCACGCGGGTTCGGGATCGGGTTGTCCATCGCCTCGTCGGCGTAGGTCTCGAACCAGGTCACCGAGAGGGAAAGGTCCCCCCCGGTGATCTCCCGGTTGCGCGTGGTCAGGTCGAAGGTGCTGATCTGGTCGCTGTCGCTGCCGCTGGCAAGGTCGTCGCAGAGCTCGTACGGCAGTGGCTGGATGGGCACCGGCAACGGGTCCACGAAGAGCTCCAGCGGCACGATGTCGTAGCAGCCCTCACCCCCGTTGTGCGGAGAGGTGTTCAGGGCGTTGCCCACCGCAAGCACGTAAACGGTCTGGTGGAACGGAACCGTGTTCTGGTAGGCCGCCGGGGTGCCGATGGCGCCCGAGAAATCGGGGGCGGTAAGGGCAAGATCGCCAGCAGCTACAGCGTCCGCCTCGGTCTCGTAGTAGTAAAGGTCGTACTGCGCAGGGTCCATTCCCCCCAGCATCTCAGGCTCTTTTACGGTAAGGTCGAAGATCTGAAGGCCGTCCGTGTCGTCGTCGCAAAGACGCAATGGGGTCGGGACAGTCAAAGTGGGACTGTTGCGGACATATAAATAAAGTCTTATTATAGCGTTACAGCCACTCAAACCTTCAATGCGTGCAAAAACAACATCAACAAACGGGTCATCGTTAATGTACGGGTCGATAAGTTCGTTTAGGTTATTTTGGGCATCAAGCTCTGTGGGATGGTAGGTTACAACCAATGTGGCATCGCCCATTGTAATATCATCATCCGCATCGTGTAGGTTAAAAGGAGCATAACCGTCATTATCAGTATCACAAACAATTAGAGGAGCAGGATTGGGATTCGCATTGGGAGGAAACTCCATTATAATTTCAAAATCAGTAACCGCATAACAGTCCGGATTAATACGATTTTCAACTCTTGCATATAATGTGATGGGAGTAGATGTGACAATATAAGGTTGGGGAAGTGGATTATTTCCGGTATCGGCATCCCCTGGATTATCATGATAGGTAAGGTTAAGAAGATTTGGATTCTGCCCGTTTAAAATGGCAGATGAAAAAATAGCCTGCAGGTTAATAGGCTCCTCACCGTTATTATCTTGGTCGCATATATAATAAGGACTAGGTGGCGCAGTGGCAAGGGCTGTAACCAAGGAAATCTCAAATGAATCTATAACATAACAGGTACCATTGTCATTTTCAACCCGGACCCAGATAGTTTCAATACTTCCAACAATTGGATAAGCATTCGCTGGTATTATCGGGTTCACATCGTTATTGGCATCCTGTTGAGAATGGTGGTAAGTAATAACAAAGTTAGGATCTTGACCTCCTAATACGACAGCATCATTTTCCGTAAGGTCAAAAAGTCCCGTGGAACTACCATCATCACAAATACCTAAATCTTCAGGAGGACTAGCAATGAACGGCTGTGGATCTATTATAATTTCAAAATCTACAACCGCGTAACAATCCGTATCAAGACGATTTTCAACTCTTGCATAAATGATCATCGGAGAAGTGGTAACCACATAAGGATTGGGTAAGGCGTTTGTCCCATTATCCGCATCTCCAGGATTATCATGGAAAGTCAGTGCTACATCGGCCAAACTTTGTCCGTCCAAAATGGCAGCAGAGAAAAGCGCTTGTAGATCCAAAGTTTCTTCTCCATCACTGCCCTCATCACATAGACGATAAGGACTTGGCGGCGGGGTTGCAAATGCCGTCACCAATGAAATTTCGAAAGAATCTATAGCATAACAGGTACCATTTGCATTCTCGATCCGTACCCAAATGATTTCGCTGTTTCCAACAATAGGGTAAGCATTTGCGGGAATGATTGGACTTGCATCATTCTCGGCATCCGGTTGGGTATGGTGATAGGTAATGACAAAGTTGGGATCTTGAGTTCCCAGAACTACTGCATCATTTTGCGTTAGGTCAAAAAGCCCTGATGAACTACCATCATCGCAAATACCGAGATCTTCTGCCGGGCTTGCAATCTCTGGCTGCGGGTTAAAGAGAATGATAACGCTATCCGTTACGTCGCAAAGGGGGCTAGAAACTGTCACCGAGTATTCACCCGAATTTGGAGCAGTTACAGTATAGGTATCACCGGTAGCTCCAGGTATTACAACCCCATCTAAAAACCATTCATATGCCAATCCGGTTTCTCCTCCTGTATCTGCAAACAATACTATATCGTCTTCGCTACAGGTTTCAACGTCATCACCCAAATCAACCTCTAAATCGGAGTCTAGGAATACTGTAACCGTATCTTCGTCAGTTATCATTACCCCACTACAGTTCGTATATTCTGCTTGAGCTGTAAAAGTTGTCGTTTCGGTAACACAAACATCCAAAGTTGTACCGCTTCCAACTTGGATTCCATTGGCATACCATTTAATTTCAACATTAGGATCTCCATTGGGAGTAAAACGCCAGGCTTCATCATGAGCCGACCAGCTGCCAGTGTTTCTTCCTGGTGGGGTGTATCCTACTGTTGCGTCGGCATTTTGAATACCAATAACGCCATTACCATTCTGCCAACTATTACAAGGGGTCCTATCTTTTACATAAACCTCAATAACATTGGTAGTTTCATAAAGGATCATTTGATAAGTCTGTTCCCCTACACCCATATTACATTGAAATTGACCCAATTTATAAATGTTAAAGACCAACATCCTACAGGGATAACTTCCCACAAGTTCGTAGTTAATAGACCATCCGGGGAAAGAATATCCAGCTCCCGGGCGAGTGTCTTGCAATACTCCAAAAATTCCAAGTACGGACCGTGAGTCTGAGCTTATTCCTGTATACGTTCCGTTGTTACCAGGGACGGGGCCGTTTAATGGATATCCTGCAGAAGTCCCCGGAGTATATCGGCCATTTGGAACCTCTCCTACAATACTAAAAGATAGGGCACCATTGGAACTAATTATGGCCCTTTCATAAGGCTCACCAAAAAAACAAAACTCAAAACCTAAATCTATTCGCTGGGACCATTCATCATCCACGGCAATACTAGTAGAGCCTGTCCCTCCAGTAAAGGGAAAGGGAGGGGCAAAAGGTATAGCCGAAACCTCATAGCTCGTGGTTTCACCGGTATGTAGATATTCAGCAGTGAGTGTAGTACAAGGATCTGAACAAGTTACTTCTACATCTTCACCGGCATCCACATTGGGACAACCAGATACCTGAGAATAAAGGGGAAATGATAAAAGTAATACTAGAAACCCTAGATATTTTTTGGGGCAGAAGTTTGTCATAATTTAGGAAAATGTAATTGCGTGGGGGAAATTAAGAAAATTTTGTGAATACGGTCAAAGTACACACGGAAAATATGAACTTAAGACCATCTTTAACAATTGTGATTCCGTATCTTTGCACCTTATCTAAATTAAGAAAAGTTTTGAAATTGATGGATTTAGAAAAAACACTTAAAACCATAGACGCAATGGGCGATGACCATATAAGTGGCTCTTCGGAAACACCCTTGCGCCCCGACGCTTTTGAACTCAGCGACATTGAAAAGATTGCTTCGATCAAAAATGACGTTCAACATATAATGGAAACTTTGGGCTTAGATCTAAATGACGATAGCCTCAAGGGCACGCCTAACAGAGTGGCTAAAATGTTTGTACAGGAAATTTTTGGCGGACTTCATCCAAATAGAAAGCCGAAAGCTTCCACCTTCAGCAATAAATATAAATATAATGAAATGCTGGTAGAGAAAAACATTACGCTTTATTCTACTTGTGAGCACCATTTACTTCCCATAGTAGGAAAAGCACACATCGCTTATATCTCTAACGGAACCGTGGTTGGACTTTCGAAAATGAATAGAATTGTGGACTACTACGCCAAAAGACCACAAGTACAAGAACGCTTAACGATGCAGATTGTAAAGGAATTGCAACAAGTGCTAAATACTGATGATGTTGCGTGTATAATCGATGCAAAACACCTCTGCGTTAACTCAAGAGGTATACGGGATATTGATAGCAGTACCGTAACTGCCGAATTTGGCGGGGCTTTCAAAAATCCAGAAACAAAAAGAGAATTTTTGGATTATATTAAATTGGAGACGGAGTTTTGAGGATTGACGGGTGCTGGATGAAAGATGACAGATGTTGGATGACGGATGATGAGTGAGGAAAAACAAACACACATTTATTTGAATATAATTATGGAGGCTAAATTCAAATTTGAAAAGTTGCATATTTGAAATATGGCTTTTTGGAGATGAGATTGATAAACTTTCGGAAAGGTTTCCAAAAAGAGATTTACAATTTAACTTCCCAAATTTGCAGAGCTGGGGATTCTATAGCCTTAAACATTTCAGAAGGTTCAATCCTTCAGTATAATCCAGAACAAAAAAAGTTTATAGGGTATGCAAGTCGGTCCTTAGGAGAAGTAGTTACTTGTATTCATAAAGTTAAAAG includes:
- a CDS encoding four helix bundle protein codes for the protein MRLINFRKGFQKEIYNLTSQICRAGDSIALNISEGSILQYNPEQKKFIGYASRSLGEVVTCIHKVKRRKYILETEFEKQYNEAFHIMNMMAAFRNQIN
- the folE gene encoding GTP cyclohydrolase I FolE, with translation MDLEKTLKTIDAMGDDHISGSSETPLRPDAFELSDIEKIASIKNDVQHIMETLGLDLNDDSLKGTPNRVAKMFVQEIFGGLHPNRKPKASTFSNKYKYNEMLVEKNITLYSTCEHHLLPIVGKAHIAYISNGTVVGLSKMNRIVDYYAKRPQVQERLTMQIVKELQQVLNTDDVACIIDAKHLCVNSRGIRDIDSSTVTAEFGGAFKNPETKREFLDYIKLETEF